TGCGGCGtaaacacaatatacaatattgtgaatgGCGCATGTGCAAAACGCCAGCCAAGGCAGTCAAATATACTGCCTCGGGCCGCCGGGTACATGGTATATAGCCTCTCTACTAGCTAGATGGGGGACAGCTCGCACAGTGCTTGGCAAgtaaatgatttgttattaaCTGGGACCCGCCTCACCCCGCACCCGGCACCAAAATAAGTGTGCACGGGCCCGCGGCCATCAAACTAGTCTATTCTTAGAATGGAAATTAGAATTAGAAACTGGAATTAATTCTGGAAATCAGATGTCttgataaagtaataaataataataaacattgcgaCGACGGCACTGTCGCCCGTCTCCTGCATAGTGCATACTGCTCAGAAATCTGCTAATCGATTACGATTATAGAGACTAGAGTGCTCACCACTTTAATCAGTACCTTTCTGGCTGCCTATAAGAAAAcatcaattacaatattaaagattaaacaCGGGAGCACGCCAATAATGCATGGGGCGCAAGTGTTGTAGTGCCCAGGGGCGGAAAAATGGTAAGTCCGCCCCTGCTACAGGCATATTAGTCAAGCATTCGGATCAAAGCCAACATAAATCACGCACTATGCCACCGATTCCGACCCATAATAACTGACGACGACGGACTCGATACAGATCGCGTCACACGACTTTGACGACTAATCTGATACATCTAAGTCCGCGTACCGCGGCGGTAGGCCTCTGTTGGCGGCGGCCGGACGGGAAGCCGGTTTGCACTATACGGCGGCGCGGGGTAGGGTCTTCTAGaccagcggttctcaacctttttgAGTTcgcgacccccccccccccccccatataaTGTCACCGAGATGTCTAACGACCCTTATGTAATGTAagcattaaaaaatttaagaaactgttattattgtatttatttgtgtatatattttacaaaaaaaggtgtattatgtacatttgaatatttttttaatttaatgactcTTTTGCTGTTgttgatttgaaataattttgtcaatctTTGACTCAACAGATTTGGATAGACTTATTCTCATTGTTGGCGATATATCCAGTCGATTTCTCGATTTAGTTTTAATTCTAGTCATCGTAGAAAATCCTGCTTCGCATTAGTATGTCGTTGAAAATggaattaacttttttaaagcTTCCTCTGTTAATGCAGGATACTCAGATTGAATTTTGATCCAAAAtgtacttatgtttttattgctattaaaaaTCTGTTCTAACCCTTTGTATGAATACAactcaattaatttttcttcatttaatgatgataatttattttcttacaatCTAGACGTAGACCcgcgacaaaaataaatattgtcgcCGCCGGAGTCGGCACCGAACATATTGTGTCGCTATTCTTTCAGGGGTAATATAAGTAAGAATAGTTTAAggtgtaaattattgacatactATTAGGTCAGGCCAGTGAAGCAAGATGTGCTGAAgcagcaataatattaatttgcttTATATCATCGCCGTACGCGCAAGCAAGGGCAGTTCTGTTGTCGCCGAgcgattcggcgaggacgtaggtactaggtacgaCGTCTGTACGCGTTATTATCAAACTCTATATTGATAAATACAGTTCATAATATAACTCCAATTCCAAGACAAGGAGGGAGTGCTAATAGAGATGCATTTGAAGTTAGAGAAAAAGTTAAAGACTTCATTTGTTCACCTTTAGGACAACTGCCGTGGGAATAAGATATTCAAAAAATCGTTGAATGCAAATCCGTTTAGtaaggaattaaaataaatattattattaaggattttttttatacttaaatttaaatgcattgtcataaatatttatctataggtTCAttggttttaagttttttcattataaaaatactcaaaatatataataatagaacttttaataatgacgtgttattattattacgtgttgttataaatattaatattaaatgttagtCAACTTTAGTAATATTCCGTAGTAATATAAGAGTGTTACTTACGTGGTTGATTCATTTCTTGTCCAATTTCCTTCCATAGTGATTCCTTAAACGAATAGTCACTATACTTTTTGTGACTTAAATCATATAAACAATTCCTAGCTCTAAATAGCTCAATTAAAATTTCGTTgttcattttaagaaaatatctGTAGACTTGACTAATAAAATACGTACTAGGTTGTTAACAATGTTAACATACTGAATCAATattgtgataaatatatttttctatattctattttaGAATATGAACGTCGTTATCGCGTTCATACCCCAACCCCATTACCCTGACGACAACCGTGTCGACCGACATGCACCGACAAAACATTATTTGATAGAATGTTTGTCGGTACGGCACGGTGCGGTTAGTGTCTGCGCGCTGACGGTCTGTTAGATGTAAATTAgagcattattttatattaattaataatttgtcggTCCGGTGCGCGTCTGTGCGGTCCGGTGCCGGTCTGCGAGTGTCGGTTCAGTGTGAATCATCCTTTATTCGGAAagcttataattaatttgttatgagATATACGTTACGTTAATAACGACGaggacaatattatttacaataattttattttattattttgctatttataaatactgttgCATGCGGGATGCCAATTTCCCAGAACGCTGTGGGCCGTGACCGAATCGCGCTCATTAAAATTGATACGACCGTGATCGATAACGAGTGTACCGAATCCTACACCACTATACTCTATTCCACGAGAGAGCAATCACTTTTCGCGCATCACGAATGACGGCTTCAGAGACGGCGGACCCCAATTTCCCCTTCCATACATCCACGGCGACAGCCGAGGACGGTCACGTGACAAACCGATACTCCTTCTTTTAAAGTTTACGCGCGCAGCGCGCATACGCCACTACGGCAGTACGGCGCTACGCTGTTGGCAGTCGCCAGACGGCGCAATTACTGTACGTCTGTTATGtacaacataattttatataaattctttCGTAATGCTAATCAAACTACTCAATTGTCACTagtaaaaactcaaatatatttttaaaaatattacctaggATAAAACTTTTGTTAGAcataattagaaataatatattgatcatCACTATGTTTAAAATAGAAGTCAAAGTAATTATAGACAATTATACAACAGTCAacaacataatgtaataatgtataggaCATTACAgacattcatattattatatacacacatttacAAACATtagaacaacaaaatatatacacaattacACACTGTACaacaacataacataatatattatattatacaacatttaatcaGTATCTGACAAGTATCTGAAGTCACCGTCCGAGTCGTCCGAGTCGTTGCCTATGGTCATAACGCACGGTTGGTTTTCTGCAGTCATGGAATCATCGACCATGGCATCCAACCTCCAggctttttcttcttctttgaCGACATGGCTGATAAAATTTTTCCACATTTCAGGACCAACTCTGTCCACTGCTTCCACCATTAAATTTTTGACGTCCTgtagtttaaatgttttattgttggatctgacatatttttttactgcaGCCCATGCAAGTTCAATGGGGTTAAGCTCGCAATGGTAAGGAGGTAATCTAAGCACAGTTTTGTTGTTAGCCTTGACCATTTCATCAATCTCATACTTGTTGTACAttggtttaattttttgtacTTGCTCTAACAACTCTGCGATAACCATTGTGCTATCGATTACCTCCCCTTTACTTCGAAGCCACTCGATAATATCAGATTTTTTCCAATTTGTAGTTGGGCATTTCTCCAATTTTACCGAGTGGTAAGGAGCGTTGTCCATGACGATGACTGCGTTCTCTTTGAGTCTGGGCAAAACACCTTCCAACCAATCACGAAAAGATTTCCCGTTCATCTCATCGTGATAGTCttgggtatttttttttgactCAAAGCATAGAAGACCTCCGGGAACAAATCCATCTTCTGAACCAATATGGCTGACAATCAATCGTTTACCCTTGCCAGTAGGATTTACTGCTCCGGTTGATAGTCCCTCTGAAGATGCCATTCGAGCTGATACCACAGTCTTGTCGGACCACACTTTACTATTTACATCTCCGGCGTTCACCCAAGTCTCATCTAAATAGTAAATGGGCCGACCTTCTCCCCGATATTGTTTAATCTGTCTCAGGTAGTTTCTCCTCCAAACAATAATCTCCATTTTTTCAATTAGCGCACTTTGACGTCCTCGCTGGACGTAAACGAAATCCATAGATTTCATCAACCTAAAGAGCGATGTACGAGAAAAATTTGGTAGACCCTCTTCTTCGTTTATGGCAACTAAAACCTTGTCCAGTGTAGGAAGATCACGGTTGTGCCAAAATTGATGAACCTTCCTTCTAATGCCATATTTGTCAAACTCGTCAATTTTTTCTGCAATTTTTCgcctattttttcttttgttcggTGAAGAAACGGTTTTATCGCGTTGATACTCCAAAACAGTATTATAGATTGTTGATTGGCCGATTCCAAGCTCCAGTGAAAGTAATTTTTTCATATGAACCATTTTTAAATCTGGATTTTGGATCTTTTTTGCTTTATAAGCATTAATAATCATCAGCTTTTGACTTGAAGAaacaaactgaaaaaaattgtaataattaattaaaaaaattggaaactgaaaatgtccgtaaacaactcaaaataagtctGGGGACAAAAAGTCCATGGACAAAAGGCCCGGTAAGAAAAAAGTTGGACAAAGTTccgattcattttttaattgccGTGGTGGTACAAAAAGtccgaaaataaaaaattgtctattaaaataaatattttaatatagcatACTGACCAATacccaataatatcatattttaattgtgtttattaataattataaattttttattataaattataaattatataggggAAACCTgggtaaaaaatcaaaaaacgaaaataaattatagtaagtattatacattattaaattatttataccacAAAAAAAATGCAGAAAAAAATTTCACTTC
This genomic window from Metopolophium dirhodum isolate CAU chromosome 1, ASM1992520v1, whole genome shotgun sequence contains:
- the LOC132935699 gene encoding uncharacterized protein LOC132935699, yielding MERESDNTISPGKPNPCGKFVSSSQKLMIINAYKAKKIQNPDLKMVHMKKLLSLELGIGQSTIYNTVLEYQRDKTVSSPNKRKNRRKIAEKIDEFDKYGIRRKVHQFWHNRDLPTLDKVLVAINEEEGLPNFSRTSLFRLMKSMDFVYVQRGRQSALIEKMEIIVWRRNYLRQIKQYRGEGRPIYYLDETWVNAGDVNSKVWSDKTVVSARMASSEGLSTGAVNPTGKGKRLIVSHIGSEDGFVPGGLLCFESKKNTQDYHDEMNGKSFRDWLEGVLPRLKENAVIVMDNAPYHSVKLEKCPTTNWKKSDIIEWLRSKGEVIDSTMVIAELLEQVQKIKPMYNKYEIDEMVKANNKTVLRLPPYHCELNPIELAWAAVKKYVRSNNKTFKLQDVKNLMVEAVDRVGPEMWKNFISHVVKEEEKAWRLDAMVDDSMTAENQPCVMTIGNDSDDSDGDFRYLSDTD